One segment of Arvicanthis niloticus isolate mArvNil1 chromosome 5, mArvNil1.pat.X, whole genome shotgun sequence DNA contains the following:
- the Tmem125 gene encoding transmembrane protein 125, translated as MSQQASVGRGLPPDVLAEQVELWWSQQPRRSLLCFSVAVILVAGCGAGGVALLSSTSSRSGEWRLAVGTVLCLLALLVLVKQLMSSAVQDMNCIRQAQHVALLRSGGGADAVVVLLSGFVLLVTGLTLAGLAAAPAPARPLAAMLSVGITLASLGSVLLLGLLLYQVGVSGHCPPICTGAFSTRNGHGDSGSIFSISGQLSSGQRHETTSSIASLI; from the coding sequence ATGTCTCAACAAGCCTCAGTGGGCAGGGGGCTACCCCCAGACGTGCTGGCAGAGCAGGTGGAGCTATGGTGGTCCCAGCAGCCCCGGCGCTCCTTGCTCTGTTTCTCCGTGGCGGTGATCCTTGTGGCTGGCTGTGGGGCAGGCGGCGTGGCACTGCTGTCCTCCACCAGCAGCCGATCTGGCGAATGGAGACTCGCCGTGGGCACTGTGCTGTGCCTGCTGGCCCTGCTGGTTCTGGTGAAGCAGCTGATGAGCTCCGCAGTGCAAGATATGAACTGCATCCGCCAAGCCCAGCACGTGGCCTTGCTGCGCAGCGGGGGAGGGGCAGATGCTGTGGTCGTGTTGCTCAGTGGCTTTGTGCTTCTGGTCACTGGTCTGACCCTGGCTGGGCTGGCTGCTGCCCCAGCCCCAGCACGGCCACTGGCTGCCATGCTGTCTGTGGGCATTACCTTGGCTTCCTTGGGCTCAGTCTTGCTGCTGGGTTTGCTACTGTACCAGGTGGGTGTGAGTGGACACTGCCCCCCGATCTGTACAGGGGCGTTCTCCACCCGAAATGGCCACGGTGATAGCGGCAGCATCTTTAGCATCTCAGGACAGTTGTCTTCTGGCCAGCGTCATGAGACTACCTCCAGCATTGCCAGCCTCATCTGA
- the C5H1orf210 gene encoding type III endosome membrane protein TEMP, with translation MPSGLSMTEANKTFISGATNASTTAPGLGTGGRAWPVLVGVVLGAVVLSILIALAAKCHLCRRYHASYRHRPLSGAGDGNRPQVGEDEDDDGFIEDNYIQPGAGEMEPTGSRDHFSL, from the exons ATGCCATCAGGTCTATCCATGACTGAAGCAAACAAAA CCTTTATCTCAGGGGCCACCAATGCATCAACCACGGCTCCTGGACTGGGCACCGGGGGCCGGGCATGGCCTGTGCTGGTAGGAGTTGTGCTGGGGGCGGTGGTCCTCTCCATACTCATCGCGCTCGCTGCCAAGTGCCACCTCTGCCGCCGCTACCATGCCAGCTACCGGCATCGCCCTCTGTCTGGAGCAGGGGATGGGAACCGCCCACAGGTGGGTgaagatgaggatgatgatggcTTCATTGAGGACAATTACATTCagcctggggctggtgagatggagcCGACAGGAAGCCGGGATCACTTCTCCCTTTGA